In Perca flavescens isolate YP-PL-M2 chromosome 7, PFLA_1.0, whole genome shotgun sequence, the following proteins share a genomic window:
- the si:dkey-70p6.1 gene encoding uncharacterized protein si:dkey-70p6.1 yields MASMQDGLNFTAPPYGKVLLLGAIAAASAFVVTILIVVLCVGCQRKGKTHNVPGEGGKHRLMDMGILRQSKLRSIKASKKKGTDLLLLPSRSNSDLRSQGRQLPQIPSGTGEDGEHTYSEVGRSSSTTRTDDALYAMVGRAGQTDTPAPPAVPANTPAPPDPDGDVEGGLPEPEAQVMSPPHPPETAEYACVRKLRKADKAPQKRDSGTDMVEPPVPPPRHAPPSHPAPPPPHPHSTKLPRRNVDAFNVPAFPKEVMFMGNGEQYIWKPPEEEEMLMHQTKALGPLSAHTVENIQPAATVVAEMYSKVCKPGKKKRSVPGSPPANPGFRTLGRGDRDRDRDGGFSVVVKPQTWALQEGKAVGGPLVDHCYESIGTEECDLAYENMEGGGAWKRERPPNTCATLRPRRKKAQQPLQQQQPPPPPPTQQTPKLQHLPAKALLLPGENLYESIGDLKQGSATSSTTTIFTFNDGMEMYVTGL; encoded by the exons ATGGCCTCCATGCAGGACGGGCTGAACTTCACGGCTCCTCCCTACGGCAAGGTCCTGCTGCTGGGTGCTATCGCTGCTGCCTCAGCCTTTGTTGTCACTATCCTCATCGTGGTGCTCTGCGTGGGCTGCCAGAG GAAGGGGAAGACACACAATGTTCCCGGCGAGGGTGGAAAACACCGTCTCATGGACATG ggTATACTCAGGCAGTCGAAGCTGCGCTCCATCA AGGCATCTAAAAAGAAAGGTACGGACCTTCTGCTGCTGCCCAGCAGGTCTAACTCTGACCTTCGTTCTCAAGGCAGGCAGCTTCCCCAGATCCCCTCCGGGACTGGAGAGGACGGAGAGCACACTTACTCTGAAGTGGGCCGAAGCTCTTCCACCACACGTACTGACGATGCCCTGTACGCCATGGTAGGCAGGGCCGGGCAGACGGACACCCCGGCTCCCCCGGCAGTCCCCGCCAACACCCCGGCGCCCCCAGACCCAGACGGCGACGTGGAAGGAGGGCTACCCGAACCCGAGGCCCAGGTCATGTCTCCCCCTCACCCTCCGGAGACGGCCGAGTACGCCTGCGTCAGGAAGCTGAGGAAGGCCGACAAGGCACCCCAAAAGAGGGACAGCGGGACGGATATGGTGGAGCCGCCGGTGCCGCCTCCACGACACGCCCCGCCGTCACATCCCGCCCCTCCTCCACCGCACCCCCATAGCACAAAGTTGCCCCGTAGAAATGTGGATGCCTTCAACGTCCCTGCGTTCCCAAAG GAAGTGATGTTCATGGGCAACGGAGAGCAGTACATCTGGAAGcctccagaggaggaggagatgctCATGCACCAAACTAAAGCCCTGGGACCACTAAGTGCTCACACAGTGGAGAATATACAACCGGCTGCCACTGTG GTGGCTGAGATGTACTCCAAGGTGTGTAAACcaggaaagaagaagagatcCGTGCCGGGGTCTCCTCCAGCCAATCCTGGCTTCCGGACCTTGGGTCGCGGAGACCGGGACCGAGACCGGGACGGGGGGTTTAGTGTAGTGGTCAAACCCCAGACGTGGGCCCTTCAAGAGGGCAAAGCAGTGGGAGGGCCCCTGGTAGACCACTGCTACGAGTCCATTGGGACAGAGGAGTGCGATCTGGCCTATGAGAACATGGAAGGTGGCGGCGCCTGGAAGCGAGAGAGGCCCCCCAACACGTGTGCCACCCTGCGGCCGAGGAGGAAGAAAGCCCAGCAGCccttgcagcagcagcagccccctCCCCCGCCGCCCACACAGCAGACCCCCAAGTTACAGCACCTGCCCGCCAAAGCCCTGCTGCTGCCGGGGGAGAACCTGTACGAGAGCATCGGCGACCTGAAGCAGGGCTCCGCCACCTCGAGCACCACCACCATCTTCACTTTCAACGACGGCATGGAGATGTATGTGACAGGGCTCTGA
- the uckl1a gene encoding uridine-cytidine kinase-like 1a encodes MSSRSDSGSGEDSLDRLLPPAGAPRRKSTSLNTTEPPLLRTGTRTVYTAGRPPWYDEHGAQSKEAFVIGLCGGSASGKTTVANKIIEALDVPWVVLLSMDSFYKVLSSEEQTLAASNDYNFDHPGAFDFELLVATLRKLKQGRSVKIPVYDFTTHGRQKDWKNVYGASVIIFEGIMSFADKELLQLLDMKIFVDTDSDIRLVRRLRRDITERGRDIEGVIKQYNKFVKPAFEQYIEPTMRLADIVVPRGGGNMVAIDLIVQHVHSQLEERELTVRALLASAQQTQPLPQTLSVLESTPQVKGLHTIIRNKETSRDEFIFYSKRLMRLLIEHALTFLPSQSSVVQTPQGYEYEGRSYNGKGITGVSVLRAGETMEPALRAVCKDVRIGKILIQTNIDSGEPELHYLRLPKDISEDHVILMDSTVSTGAAAMMAVRVLLDHEVQEENIALVSLLMAELGVHSVAYAFPKVKIITTAVDKSLDDLLHVVPGIGDFGDRYFGTDGSNSWSDEDHEQPSC; translated from the exons ATGTCGTCCCGCTCAGACAG TGGGAGCGGGGAGGACTCGTTGGACCGGCTCCTGCCCCCCGCGGGGGCCCCTCGCAGGAAGAGCACCTCACTGAATACAACTGAGCCTCCTCTGCTCCGCACAGGCACGCGCACCGTCTACACCGCCGGCCGACCTCCCTGGTATGACGAGCACGGAGCGCAGTCAAAAGAGGCCTTTGTCATCG GGCTGTGTGGGGGCAGCGCCTCAGGGAAGACCACCGTGGCCAATAAGATCATTGAGGCTCTGGATGTGCCGTGGGTTGTGCTGTTGTCTATGGATTCTTTCTACAAG GTTTTATCCTCAGAGGAGCAGACTCTGGCAGCAAGTAACGACTACAACTTTGATCATCCGGGGGCATTTGACTTTGAGCTGCTGGTTGCCACCCTGCGAAAGCTGAAGCAGGGCAGGAGTGTGAAGATCCCGGTGTATGATTTCACCACCCACGGGAGACAGAAAGACTGG AAAAATGTGTACGGTGCCAGTGTAATCATATTTGAAGGAATTATGTCTTTTGCAGACAAAGAGCTTCTTCAG CTCCTGGATATGAAAATCTTTGTGGACACAGACTCAGACATTCGGCTGGTGCGCCGGCTGCGCAGGGACATCACAGAACGCGGACGGGACATTGAAGGCGTCATCAAGCAATACAACAAGTTTGTGAAACCGGCCTTTGAGCAGTACATTGAGCCAACCATGAGGCTGGCTGACATTGTTGTGCCGAGAG GTGGTGGGAATATGGTGGCCATTGATCTGATAGTCCAGCATGTTCACAGCCAGCTGGAGGAA CGTGAGCTCACTGTCAG GGCGCTCCTGGCCTCCGCTCAGCAGACTCAGCCGCTGCCCCAGACGCTCAGCGTGTTGGAGAGCACGCCGCAGGTCAAAGGCCTGCACACCATCATCAG GAATAAAGAAACCAGTCGAGATGAGTTTATCTTCTACTCAAAGAGATTAATGCGTCTTCTCATAGAACATGCACTGACGTTTCTACCATCTCAG TCGTCTGTAGTCCAGACTCCACAGGGCTATGAGTACGAGGGCCGCAGTTACAACGGGAAAGGG ATCACCGGTGTGTCGGTCCTTCGGGCGGGAGAGACCATGGAGCCCGCCCTGAGGGCCGTGTGCAAGGACGTCCGCATCGGCAAGATCCTCATCCAGACCAACATTGACTCAGGCGAACCAGAG CTGCATTACCTGCGTCTGCCCAAAGACATCAGCGAAGATCATGTCATCCTAATGGACAGCACGGTCTCCACCGGAGCTGCTGCCATGATGGCAGTACGAGTCCTATTG GATCACGAGGTGCAGGAGGAAAATATCGCCTTGGTGTCGCTGTTGATGGCGGAGCTCGGGGTTCACTCTGTGGCCTACGCCTTCCCAAAGGTCAAAATCATCACCACCGCTGTGGACAAGAGTCTGGACGACTTGTTACATGTAGTTCCCGGTATCG ggGACTTTGGGGACCGGTACTTCGGGACAGACGGGTCCAACAGCTGGAGTGATGAGGACCACGAGCAGCCGTCATGCTGA